One Osmerus eperlanus chromosome 16, fOsmEpe2.1, whole genome shotgun sequence DNA segment encodes these proteins:
- the phb2a gene encoding prohibitin-2a isoform X1: protein MANPGGLLQQLRHIASRMSSSPRGAGLGVKLLIGAGALAYGFKEATYTVEGGQRAIVFNRIGGMQMDTVLAEGLHLRIPWFQYPIIYDIRARPRKISSLTGSKDLQMVNIALRVLSRPLASNLPSMYQQLGKDYDERVLPSIVNEVLKSVVAKFNASQLITQRAQVSLLIRRELYERAKDFNIILDDVAITELSFSREYTAAVEAKQVAQQEAQRAQFYVEKAKQDQRQKIIQAEGEAQAAKMLGEAVTKNPGYLKLRKIRAAQNIAKTVATSQNKVYLSADSLVLNLQDNLSFNNLTLQK from the exons ATGGCGAATCCAGGT GGTCTGTTGCAGCAGCTAAGGCATATTGCTAGCAGAATGTCCTCTAGTCCAAGAGGTGCTGGACTTGGTGTCAAACTACTTATTGGGGCAGGAGCACTTGCTTATGGCTTCAAGGAAGCCACATACACAG TGGAAGGTGGCCAGAGGGCTATCGTCTTCAACAGGATTGGTGGGATGCAGATGGACACAGTACTGGCTGAGGGACTACACTTGAG GATACCATGGTTTCAGTATCCCATCATATATGACATTAGAGCAAGACCCAGGAAGATATCATCCCTCACTGGAAGCAAGG ACCTGCAGATGGTGAACATCGCCCTGCGCGTGCTGTCCCGGCCTCTGGCCTCCAACCTGCCCTCCATGTACCAGCAGCTGGGGAAGGACTACGATGAGAGGGTGCTGCCCTCCATCGTCAACGAGGTGCTGAAGAGTGTGGTGGCCAAGTTCAACGCCTCACAGctcatcacccagagagccCAG GTGTCTCTGCTCATCAGGCGAGAGCTCTATGAGCGGGCAAAGGACTTCAACATCATCCTTGATGACGTGGCCATCACCGAGCTGAGTTTCAGCAGGGAGTATACTGCTGCAGTGGAGGCCAAGCAAGTCG cccagcaggAGGCGCAGAGGGCCCAGTTCTACGTGGAGAAAGCCAAGCAGGACCAGAGACAGAAGATCATCCAAGCTGAGGGAGAAGCTCAGGCTGCCAAAATG TTGGGAGAGGCAGTGACAAAGAACCCTGGATACCTGAAACTGCGGAAAATCAGAGCAGCCCAGAACATAGCAAAGACG GTGGCGACATCACAGAACAAGGTGTACCTTAGTGCAGACAGCCTGGTTTTGAACCTCCAAGATAACTTGAGCTTCAACAA tttGACGTTGCAGAAGTAA
- the phb2a gene encoding prohibitin-2a isoform X2, giving the protein MANPVEGGQRAIVFNRIGGMQMDTVLAEGLHLRIPWFQYPIIYDIRARPRKISSLTGSKDLQMVNIALRVLSRPLASNLPSMYQQLGKDYDERVLPSIVNEVLKSVVAKFNASQLITQRAQVSLLIRRELYERAKDFNIILDDVAITELSFSREYTAAVEAKQVAQQEAQRAQFYVEKAKQDQRQKIIQAEGEAQAAKMLGEAVTKNPGYLKLRKIRAAQNIAKTVATSQNKVYLSADSLVLNLQDNLSFNNLTLQK; this is encoded by the exons ATGGCGAATCCAG TGGAAGGTGGCCAGAGGGCTATCGTCTTCAACAGGATTGGTGGGATGCAGATGGACACAGTACTGGCTGAGGGACTACACTTGAG GATACCATGGTTTCAGTATCCCATCATATATGACATTAGAGCAAGACCCAGGAAGATATCATCCCTCACTGGAAGCAAGG ACCTGCAGATGGTGAACATCGCCCTGCGCGTGCTGTCCCGGCCTCTGGCCTCCAACCTGCCCTCCATGTACCAGCAGCTGGGGAAGGACTACGATGAGAGGGTGCTGCCCTCCATCGTCAACGAGGTGCTGAAGAGTGTGGTGGCCAAGTTCAACGCCTCACAGctcatcacccagagagccCAG GTGTCTCTGCTCATCAGGCGAGAGCTCTATGAGCGGGCAAAGGACTTCAACATCATCCTTGATGACGTGGCCATCACCGAGCTGAGTTTCAGCAGGGAGTATACTGCTGCAGTGGAGGCCAAGCAAGTCG cccagcaggAGGCGCAGAGGGCCCAGTTCTACGTGGAGAAAGCCAAGCAGGACCAGAGACAGAAGATCATCCAAGCTGAGGGAGAAGCTCAGGCTGCCAAAATG TTGGGAGAGGCAGTGACAAAGAACCCTGGATACCTGAAACTGCGGAAAATCAGAGCAGCCCAGAACATAGCAAAGACG GTGGCGACATCACAGAACAAGGTGTACCTTAGTGCAGACAGCCTGGTTTTGAACCTCCAAGATAACTTGAGCTTCAACAA tttGACGTTGCAGAAGTAA